A portion of the Pseudomonas synxantha BG33R genome contains these proteins:
- a CDS encoding dihydroxyacetone kinase subunit DhaK, with product MNRVINDPDQVVEDMLRGILVAHPELRQYETNPRVIVKAQPSGQGRVGIVTGGGSGHEPAFLGYVGPGLVDAVAVGEIFSSPTAKSFFDAFRAADHGAGVACLYGNYAGDNMNVKLAMKMAASKDMRIRTVVANDDVASAPKADIAKRRGVAGEIFMWKIGGAAAAQHYDLDGVIRVAQKTVDQCRSIGIGLTPCTIAAVGKPNFQIPDGQMELGIGHHGEPGIEVIPIEPAAAMAERMLAPILADRDFSQDDSVVVLVSGLGATPVMELYIFYAEVEKQLKAKGLKIHRCYVGNYFTSLEMMGVTLLGLDAELKTLIDQPCRSIGMTQAE from the coding sequence ATGAATCGAGTCATCAACGATCCCGACCAAGTGGTCGAAGACATGCTGCGCGGCATCCTGGTCGCGCACCCCGAACTGCGCCAGTACGAAACCAACCCGCGGGTCATCGTCAAGGCCCAGCCCTCCGGTCAGGGCCGGGTCGGCATCGTCACCGGCGGCGGCTCGGGGCATGAACCGGCGTTCCTAGGCTATGTCGGGCCGGGCCTGGTGGATGCCGTAGCCGTCGGTGAGATTTTTTCCTCGCCCACCGCCAAGAGCTTTTTCGACGCCTTCCGTGCCGCCGACCATGGCGCGGGCGTGGCGTGCCTGTATGGCAACTACGCAGGCGACAATATGAACGTCAAGCTGGCGATGAAGATGGCCGCCAGCAAAGACATGCGCATCCGCACCGTGGTGGCCAACGACGACGTGGCTTCGGCGCCCAAGGCCGATATCGCCAAGCGTCGCGGAGTGGCCGGGGAAATCTTCATGTGGAAGATCGGCGGTGCCGCCGCCGCCCAGCATTACGACCTCGACGGGGTGATTCGCGTCGCGCAGAAGACCGTCGACCAGTGCCGCTCGATCGGTATCGGCCTCACGCCCTGCACCATCGCCGCCGTGGGCAAGCCGAACTTCCAGATCCCTGACGGCCAGATGGAACTGGGCATCGGTCATCATGGCGAGCCGGGCATCGAAGTCATCCCGATTGAACCGGCCGCCGCCATGGCCGAGCGGATGCTTGCGCCGATCCTGGCCGACCGCGATTTCAGCCAGGACGACAGTGTGGTGGTGCTGGTCTCGGGCCTTGGCGCCACGCCAGTGATGGAGCTGTACATTTTCTACGCCGAGGTGGAAAAACAACTCAAGGCCAAGGGCTTGAAGATCCACCGTTGCTACGTCGGCAACTACTTCACCTCCCTGGAAATGATGGGCGTGACCCTGCTCGGCCTCGACGCCGAGCTGAAAACCCTGATCGACCAACCCTGCCGTTCCATCGGCATGACCCAGGCGGAGTAA
- the dhaL gene encoding dihydroxyacetone kinase subunit DhaL, translating into MSQHFSTRDGSAIVADLVSVIVANREYLSEVDGAIGDGDHGINMAKGFAHCGRTIEGRQLSLAQALDELTLSLMEGIGGSMGPLYGSLFIGMADEVRNCEDIDAATFAHLLRGGLTSLQDITEAGVGDKCLMDTLIPAVEAFEQAHASGASFNDALEAMKTAASQGRDSTKDLVAKIGRASRLGERSLGVLDAGAVSCCLILTRLADSVQPRLTA; encoded by the coding sequence ATGAGCCAGCACTTTTCCACCCGTGACGGCAGCGCCATCGTCGCCGATCTGGTCAGCGTCATCGTGGCCAATCGCGAATACCTCAGCGAAGTCGACGGCGCCATTGGCGACGGCGACCACGGCATCAACATGGCCAAGGGCTTCGCCCACTGCGGTCGCACTATCGAAGGCCGCCAACTGAGCCTGGCCCAAGCCCTGGATGAACTGACCCTGAGCCTGATGGAAGGCATCGGCGGCTCCATGGGCCCGCTGTATGGCAGCCTGTTTATTGGCATGGCCGACGAAGTGCGCAATTGTGAAGACATCGACGCCGCGACCTTCGCCCATCTGTTGCGCGGCGGCTTGACTTCACTGCAGGACATCACCGAGGCGGGCGTGGGGGACAAGTGCCTGATGGATACCCTTATTCCTGCAGTAGAGGCGTTTGAACAGGCACATGCATCCGGGGCGTCTTTCAACGATGCGCTGGAGGCGATGAAAACCGCCGCCTCCCAGGGGCGCGATTCGACCAAGGACCTGGTGGCCAAGATCGGCCGCGCCAGTCGCCTGGGCGAGCGCTCTCTCGGGGTGCTGGACGCCGGGGCGGTGTCGTGCTGCCTGATTCTTACGCGCCTGGCCGACTCGGTGCAGCCGCGACTGACTGCTTGA
- a CDS encoding MDR/zinc-dependent alcohol dehydrogenase-like family protein yields MSTVTERTPEQLAPSIPKTMQAVVCHGPEDYRLETVDVPTPGPDEILTKVELCGICMGDIKTYRGAPSFWGDAEQPRYVKPPMIPGHEFVCRVVALGPGAEKRGVAVGDRVISEQIVPCWGCRFCNHGQYWMCQKHDLYGFQNNVQGAMAQYMIFTKEGIIHKVPESIAPDEAILIEPLACSLHAAERADVDHDDIVVVAGAGTLGLGIIGAVRLRNPKKLIVLDMKPERAALALRMGADEVWNPAEVDVLAKIREITDGYGCDIYIEATGHHKAVNQGLAMLRKLGRFVEFSVFNDEATVDWSIIGDRKELDILGSHLGPYMYPRAIDFIGNRKIDMRDVVTHKFALADFKEAFAVMERGDKSLKVVLEP; encoded by the coding sequence ATGTCCACCGTCACCGAACGCACACCCGAACAACTTGCCCCGAGCATCCCCAAAACCATGCAGGCCGTGGTCTGCCATGGGCCGGAAGACTACCGCCTGGAAACCGTCGACGTGCCCACCCCCGGCCCCGACGAGATCCTGACCAAGGTCGAGCTGTGCGGCATTTGCATGGGCGATATCAAGACCTATCGCGGCGCGCCGTCGTTCTGGGGCGACGCCGAGCAACCGCGCTACGTGAAGCCGCCGATGATTCCCGGGCATGAGTTCGTGTGCCGTGTGGTCGCCCTTGGCCCAGGCGCCGAAAAGCGCGGCGTGGCGGTCGGCGACCGGGTGATTTCCGAACAGATCGTGCCGTGCTGGGGTTGCCGCTTCTGCAACCACGGCCAGTACTGGATGTGCCAGAAGCATGACCTGTATGGCTTCCAGAACAATGTGCAGGGCGCCATGGCCCAGTACATGATTTTCACCAAGGAAGGCATCATCCACAAAGTGCCGGAATCCATCGCCCCCGATGAAGCGATCCTGATCGAGCCATTGGCCTGCTCGCTGCACGCCGCAGAGCGCGCCGACGTCGACCATGACGACATTGTGGTGGTCGCAGGCGCCGGCACTTTGGGCCTGGGCATCATCGGCGCGGTGCGGTTGCGCAACCCGAAAAAGCTTATCGTACTGGACATGAAACCCGAGCGCGCCGCCCTCGCCCTGCGCATGGGCGCCGACGAAGTCTGGAACCCGGCCGAGGTCGATGTGCTGGCCAAAATCCGCGAGATCACCGACGGCTACGGCTGCGACATCTACATCGAAGCCACCGGGCACCACAAGGCCGTCAACCAGGGGCTGGCGATGCTGCGCAAGTTGGGGCGCTTCGTCGAGTTCAGCGTGTTCAATGACGAGGCCACGGTCGATTGGTCGATCATTGGCGATCGCAAGGAGCTGGACATCCTCGGCTCGCACCTGGGGCCCTATATGTACCCGAGAGCCATCGACTTTATCGGTAACCGCAAAATCGACATGCGCGATGTGGTGACCCACAAGTTTGCCCTGGCGGATTTCAAGGAGGCGTTTGCGGTGATGGAGCGCGGCGATAAATCGCTCAAGGTGGTGCTCGAACCCTGA
- a CDS encoding LysR family transcriptional regulator — protein sequence MEIRHFRYFLAVARQRNFTRAAEQLGIAPPTLSRQIQDMETSLGTRLFIRRQREVSLTEAGAALLSEAEAAVRQFEFAQRNAQRAGRGEIGHIELGYVASALYCGLLQRQVRGFSQAFADVNVNLREWAMAALPGAVADGRCDIGYIRSPMTLPDGVEAVRLDSEGFVLALAHDSWLLGLKAITCEHLENETFILPEQISGTLHVAAQGGYAPRLGAQPGGLVAVVALVSLGQGVAVVPASMVGHVSLPGVVYRSIQGNEASSWLSLIYRRFEKAPAVARYIQQVKQSVAAAPSRPGA from the coding sequence ATGGAAATCCGCCATTTTCGTTACTTTCTGGCCGTGGCCCGGCAGCGCAATTTCACCCGCGCCGCCGAGCAATTGGGTATTGCGCCGCCGACCCTGAGCCGGCAAATCCAGGACATGGAAACCAGCCTGGGCACGCGCTTGTTTATCCGCCGGCAGCGCGAAGTCAGCCTCACCGAAGCGGGTGCCGCGCTGCTGAGCGAGGCCGAAGCCGCCGTGCGCCAATTCGAGTTCGCCCAGCGCAATGCCCAGCGCGCCGGGCGTGGCGAGATCGGGCATATTGAGTTGGGTTACGTGGCCTCGGCGCTGTACTGCGGGCTGTTGCAGCGTCAGGTACGGGGGTTCAGCCAGGCGTTTGCCGATGTGAACGTGAACCTGCGCGAATGGGCTATGGCTGCGCTACCGGGCGCGGTGGCAGATGGGCGCTGCGATATCGGTTATATCCGTTCGCCGATGACTCTGCCGGACGGCGTGGAGGCGGTGCGCCTGGACAGCGAAGGCTTTGTGCTGGCGCTGGCCCATGATTCCTGGCTGCTGGGGCTTAAGGCAATCACCTGCGAGCACCTGGAAAACGAGACGTTTATCCTGCCGGAACAAATCAGCGGCACCTTGCATGTCGCCGCCCAGGGCGGCTACGCACCGCGCCTCGGCGCGCAGCCGGGCGGGTTGGTGGCGGTGGTGGCCCTGGTGTCGTTGGGGCAGGGGGTTGCGGTAGTGCCAGCATCGATGGTCGGGCATGTGAGCCTGCCGGGCGTGGTGTATCGCAGTATCCAGGGCAATGAGGCGTCGTCGTGGTTGTCGTTGATTTACCGGCGTTTTGAAAAAGCGCCGGCGGTGGCGCGGTATATCCAGCAGGTCAAGCAGTCAGTCGCGGCTGCACCGAGTCGGCCAGGCGCGTAA
- a CDS encoding SDR family oxidoreductase, whose translation MSGFWNQAFDLNGRCAVITGGAAGIGLACATLMVERGARVALLDRDPAVVEVAARLGTGHLGIAVDLGKIDQIQPTVDNVFAHFQRLDYLINSAGVVLLDKAIDVSESAWDTTLDINLKASFFMAQACAKHMLAQGSGRIVNLASQAAVIGLDRHVAYCASKAAIVGMTKVLAMEWAPQINVNAISPTIVETALGKKAWAGDVGERAKLQIPAGRFAQPEEIAGLALYLLSDAAQMITGANMVIDGGYSIQ comes from the coding sequence ATGTCTGGTTTCTGGAACCAAGCCTTCGACCTCAATGGCCGTTGTGCGGTGATCACCGGCGGTGCCGCCGGGATCGGCCTGGCCTGTGCCACTCTGATGGTGGAACGTGGTGCGCGGGTGGCGCTGCTCGACCGCGACCCGGCGGTGGTCGAAGTGGCCGCCCGCCTGGGTACCGGGCACCTGGGCATTGCCGTCGACCTCGGGAAGATCGACCAGATCCAACCGACTGTCGACAACGTCTTCGCTCACTTCCAACGCCTGGATTACCTGATCAACAGCGCAGGCGTGGTACTGCTGGACAAGGCTATCGACGTCAGCGAAAGCGCCTGGGACACCACCCTGGACATCAACCTCAAGGCCAGTTTTTTCATGGCCCAGGCTTGCGCCAAACACATGCTCGCCCAGGGCAGTGGGCGCATCGTCAACCTCGCCTCCCAGGCCGCCGTGATTGGCCTGGACCGCCACGTCGCCTACTGCGCCAGCAAGGCGGCGATTGTCGGCATGACCAAGGTATTGGCCATGGAATGGGCGCCGCAGATCAACGTCAACGCCATCTCCCCCACCATCGTCGAAACCGCCCTGGGCAAGAAAGCCTGGGCCGGCGACGTGGGTGAGCGGGCCAAATTGCAGATCCCGGCGGGGCGTTTTGCCCAGCCGGAAGAAATCGCCGGTCTGGCGCTATACCTGCTCAGCGATGCCGCGCAGATGATCACCGGCGCCAACATGGTGATCGACGGCGGCTACAGCATTCAGTAA